The proteins below are encoded in one region of Juglans microcarpa x Juglans regia isolate MS1-56 chromosome 4D, Jm3101_v1.0, whole genome shotgun sequence:
- the LOC121259690 gene encoding 5'-3' exoribonuclease 3-like isoform X4, with protein MAVLSVALQYYIHLRLNNDPGWEKIKVILSDANVPGEGEHKIMSYVRLQRNLPGYDPNTRHCLYGLDADLIMLGLATHEIHFSILREIVFTPGQQDKCFLCGQMGHLAANCEGKAKRKSGEFDEKGEGAVVTKKPYQFLNIWTLREYLEHEMAIPNAPFKIDLECIVDDFIFMCFFVGNDFLPHMPTLEIREGAINLLMAIYKKEFRALGGYLTNGSKPNLSRVEHFIQAVGSFEDKIFQKRARLHQRQAERIKREKGRAVRGDDAQPLVQPESLVPIARYHGSRLASGPSPSPYQQSGFNHSSESSMSARKDYQLGQATAGLSGLDIKSKQAWASDARGTSTRPQKVARLSSGTTIGAAIVEAESSFEIEVDENKEELKAKLKEVLREKSDVYNSHKPEEDKVRLGEPGWKERYYEEKFSARTPEELDAIRRDVVLRYTEGLCWVMHYYYEGVCSWQWFYPYHYAPFASDLKDLGQLNINFELGSPFKPFNQLLGVFPAASCHALPEHYRKLMTEPDSPIIDFYPTDFEVDMNGKRYAWQGIAKLPFIDEARLLTEVQKIEHTLTVEEVRRNSMMFDMLFVKLCHPLSVCISILDEKCKRLTDEERAKIKERIEPEKRAKCSGGMNGYLSPCAGEPRPPIFRSPVIGMEDIIDNQVICAIYQLPDVHEHVTRPPAGVKFPKKTVNLGDLKPEPVLWHEDSGRKPWENGRQNPSGTISGRQLGQAAHRLVVNSLQVKADPNGYDNKMHTQPPSYTVPPYRPPMASYQNDRFHDQAYNRMPQPRSFHLPRGHRQSSNSTAGPGYHEDGYNPPYVSPASRYPNNRSHSQNFYERNNRPVMHGIGEYSRNVNYQSGYHQNGGGPMYARGQMAQSPNGVRAHPYQGDHNSYRQNYQLPPGGSSHQQWGNWVPRNSQGIPRGYGGPQQLGNQYSVLERRSNKRPPPPPAPGYGH; from the exons ATGGCTGTTCTATCAGTTGCACTGCAGTACTATATTCATCTCCGATTGAACAATGACCCTGGTTGGGAAAAAATCAAG gtCATTCTCTCTGATGCCAATGTTCCTGGCGAAGGGGAACACAAGATTATGTCATATGTCCGCCTTCAAAGAAACCTCCCTGGTTATGACCCAAATACACGTCATTGCCTGTATGGTTTG GATGCAGATCTGATAATGCTAGGTTTGGCTACCCACGAAATTCATTTTTCAATACTTCGAGAG ATTGTATTTACCCCTGGGCAACAAGACAAATGCTTCCTATGTGGCCAGATGGGTCATTTAGCAGCAAATTGTGAAGGGAAGGCAAAAAGGAAGTCTGGAGAATTTGATGAGAAAGGTGAAGGGGCTGTTGTTACTAAAAAACCATACCAG TTTCTCAACATTTGGACTCTTAGAGAATATTTGGAGCATGAAATGGCGATTCCTAACGCTCCATTCAAGATTGATCTTGAATGCATTGTAGATGATTTTATCTTCATGTGTTTCTTTGTTGGCAATGATTTCTTACCACATATGCCCACTTTAGAGATTCGCGAG GGTGCGATTAACTTGCTGATGGCAATATACAAGAAGGAATTTAGGGCATTGGGTGGTTATTTGACTAATGGAAGCAAG CCAAATTTGAGCCGGGTGGAGCATTTCATTCAGGCTGTTGGATCTTTCGAGGATAAGATATTCCAGAAAAGAGCTCGATTGCATCAG CGGCAAGCTGAAAGAATAAAGCGTGAAAAGGGACGTGCTGTGAGAGGAGATGACGCACAGCCTCTAGTTCAACCCGAGTCTCTGGTGCCGATTGCTCGATATCATGGTTCTCGTCTTGCTTCTGGTCCTTCACCTTCACCCTATCAACAATCAGGATTTAATCACAGTTCAGAGAGCTCAATGTCTGCTAGAAAAGATTACCAACTTGGACAAGCCACTGCAGGGTTATCAGGGCTTGACATTAAAAGCAAGCAGGCTTGGGCCTCAGATGCTAGAGGGACTTCTACTCGGCCACAAAAAGTTGCACGTTTGTCTTCAGGGACCACTATTGGTGCCGCTATTGTTGAAGCTGAAAGTAGCTTTGAAATAGAA gtagatgaaaacaaagaagaattgAAAGCAAAGCTGAAGGAGGTACTTCGCGAGAAATCTGATGTCTATAACTCTCACAAGCCAGAAGAGGACAAG GTTAGATTGGGAGAACCGGGGTGGAAAGAAAGATATTATGAAGAAAAGTTTTCTGCAAGAACTCCTGAGGAGCTTGATGCAATAAGAAGAGATGTT GTCTTGAGGTACACAGAAGGCCTGTGTTGGGTCATGCACTATTATTACGAAGGGGTTTGTTCTTGGCAGTG GTTTTATCCCTATCATTATGCGCCTTTTGCTTCTGATCTCAAGGATCTTGGTCAGTTGAATATAAACTTTGAGCTTGGCTCTCCGTTCAAACCATTCAATCAGCTTTTAGGAGTATTCCCTGCTGCAAG TTGCCATGCACTTCCTGAGCATTACAGGAAACTGATGACTGAGCCGGATTCACCTATCATTGATTTCTACCCGACTG ATTTTGAGGTGGATATGAATGGCAAACGGTATGCCTGGCAG GGTATTGCAAAATTGCCTTTTATCGATGAAGCTCGTCTTCTTACAGAAGTACAGAAAATTGAACATACATTGACG GTGGAGGAGGTACGGAGAAATAGCATGATGTTCGACATGCTTTTTGTGAAATTGTGTCATCCTCTCTCTGTATGCATAAGTATTCTTGATGAGAAGTGTAAAAGGTTAACAGATGAAGAACGTGCTAAAATTAAGGAGAGAATTGAGCCTGAAAAAAG GGCTAAATGCAGTGGTGGAATGAATGGTTATTTATCCCCATGTGCCGGAGAACCTCGCCCACCTATTTTCAGGTCTCCTGTGATAGGGATGGAAGATATTATCGACAACCAAGTCAT ATGTGCTATATATCAACTCCCAGATGTGCATGAGCATGTCACCCGACCGCCTGCGGGGGTTAAATTCCCAAAGAAG ACTGTGAATTTGGGGGATCTAAAACCTGAACCAGTTCTGTGGCATGAAGATTCTGGAAGGAAGCCTTGGGAGAATGGAAG GCAAAATCCCTCGGGAACCATTTCTGGCCGGCAGCTTGGGCAGGCAGCTCATCGACTAGTTGTTAATAGCTTACAAGTGAAGGCAGATCCTAATGGATATGACAATAAAATGCACACCCAGCCACCATCTTACACTGTGCCTCCTTATCGGCCGCCTATGGCTTCCTACCAAAATGATAGGTTTCATGATCAGGCATATAACAGAATGCCCCAACCAAGATCATTTCACCTTCCTCGAGGACATCGCCAATCTTCAAATTCCACTGCCGGTCCAGGTTACCATGAGGATGGGTACAATCCACCTTATGTCTCACCAGCGTCCCGCTATCCTAACAATAGGTCTCATTCTCAAAACTTCTACGAAAGAAATAACCGACCAGTTATGCACGGTATAGGAGAGTATTCGAGGAATGTAAACTATCAGTCAGGGTATCATCAGAATGGAGGAGGACCCATGTATGCTAGGGGACAAATGGCACAAAGTCCAAATGGAGTCCGTGCTCATCCTTACCAAGGTGATCACAACAGTTATCGTCAGAACTACCAACTGCCGCCTGGAGGTTCTAGTCATCAGCAATGGGGCAATTGGGTTCCAAGGAACAGCCAGGGCATTCCCAGGGGGTACGGTGGCCCTCAACAACTAGGCAACCAATATTCTGTATTAGAAAGAAGATCAAATAAGcgcccacctccaccaccagcGCCTGGCTATGGGCACTAG